GTCTTGCTTGTTCATGAGTCATCCCGGCCTTAATGATCCGTGGATGCAGCGTCCCATTTGCTGAGATATCCTTCGTCTGTACTTCGCATTGGGATAAAGGCAGCTGGCTAAGCGCACTTTCTTCCCAGTGATGGAAAACGCCTGACTCCTGTGAGGTGAGTCCGCTGAAATAATAAAACCAGTTTTCGCTGCTTTTATCCGGCTTTTCTTCCCATTCGTTGTCGATCAGTTCTGCAGTGATTTTTCCAGAGCTGAGAGGGTGAGCTTTATATGGATGCCATTTGCCCTCGAGCGTTTCCGGATTAAGCAAATACAGATGGTTCGTTTGGTGGTTTTCTTTGATACCGGTGCTTTGTTTAAACCATTCAAATACGATTACATTCGTAAGTAAAGCCGATGCCGTCGGGGAATTGGAAAGAGATTTCCCGTCTTCCGCCTCGTGCAGACTTCGCATGGCTGACTCCCAGCAATTAGTTGACTCTGGACTAATGATAGGACCGGCAATGCCCTGATGATCTGTAAACACAGCCGGAACAAACCATTTCTTTTTCGCACGGCAGGTTTGAAGAAGCTGACGCAGCTCTTCTACATTGCCTTCCTGTGTAACGTAAAAAACGGCATCAAAACCATCCAGCTGATCGAAGTTCACCTCTTCTTTTTGTAAGTATTCCACGGAAACGTTATCGTCTTTTGTGCGTGCGGCAAGCTCAATATCCTTGAGACGTTTGAGATTGGTGACTTCGGTGTGGGTCACATATACGTGAAAACGGGGAAGGCCCGATTGCAGCAAAGCTGAAACGAGATTGGTCACCATCGACCCTTTGCCAACAGCAAGCACTTTCTGCTTCCGGTATTCCTGGAAGCGGTAAGCCGCGGAATCCCCGAAGCTTTCCAAATACTCGATTTGAGACGCATACGTGTGGAGAAGCTCTTCGGATAATTCGTGTGGCTGATCCTGAGTGAGATCTCTAAGAAACCCATTCGTGTAGAGTGCGTTCGTCATCTCGTAGACCCGAGTGCGGTAAGGCGGGGACAGTCCGTCGGTTAAGGCTTCTACGGAATGCTCTCCACTGAGCATAGGGAGAAGTTTTTCCACCCACTGGTGTACCGTTCTGCCTTCCATCCGAAATGCCCCGGCGTTATTCCTGAAATAGACACTACCATTTGAATCAGGCATATAAAACGTACCTTTTTTTACCTTCAAGCGCATAGAAGGATGTACATTCGTCATTTCATTCCTCCTTATCTGCTCATGCTCCCACTACGATTGTATGTAACTGCCACGAAGGTTTTGTCAAAAAAAGAAGAACCCCTGAAGAGAAGTCTCCAGGAGCCCATGAATAAAGGGGGTACATCATGTGTTGTTGAAAAATTAACTTCTTATCTTGGACCGCCGCAGCGTCCAGGGCCACCACAGCGACCCGCGCAGCCACCGCAGCCGCCACAGCGTCCGGCACAGCCGCCGCAACGACCTGCGCAGCCACCGCAGCCAGCACATCCGGCACAGCGTGCACAGCCCGCGCAGCCGGCACAACCAACACAGCCATAGCATACAAAACAGACAAACGCTAACCGAGAATCATTTCCATAAAAAGGCTGACTTGGGACTAAATTCTGCGCTTGAAATTCTCCGACTTCCAAGTTCTGAAGATCGTTTTGAAATTCACTCATTTTCTTGTTACCTCCATCGTCATTTGGTTTTTCAATGGTCAGGAATATAACACTTTTCGTATGGACCAATGTAAAAAAACACTTTCTAAATCAAAATATGTAGGAGGTTTGGGCATTGTTACTAAAAAATGTGGAGAAATTTAGGATATGGAGGTGAAAGACCAGGAACATCCGTGAAAGGACGCTCCTGGTCTTGGTTAAAAAGGAACCGGACGTAATTTTTTTGGCAGAAAAAGCGGATGACAGGGATGCCTGCCATTGCTGCTTTTTTTAATACAGTAATGTGGATAGCTCGACAGCAAGTGCTGTACTCGGTCAGAACGCCCGTTGAGCGAACCGTATTTTGTGCCCCACGCGTAAATAATGAGAGGGGATTTTCGTGATGCTTCTATAATATATGCATCATTTTCCGGTCCGGTGGGGTCTTGATGAGACGAGAGTGCTTCTGGTTCGGTTGAAACTAAGGCAAAGAGGTTCACAATCTTCATCGATCCGTAACCCCATGACTTTGCAAAATTTAAGCAGCGTTTGAGTGTAGGGTCACAGTAGTTTTCGTCCGCAACACTCGGATTCAACATAACAAAAGTGACAGGATCAGCTTCTTTTTCCCACATACAGCTGAGAAGATAGCGATACGTTTTCGTTGGATCAAAAACAGCTTCCACTCGTTCATGCTCTTGCCACAGATATTTGGGTGCCGGTCGTTTATTCATTTAAACTTGGCACGCTCTCCCGGTTTAACGAGTCCAAATACAGTCTGGCTATCTGGTCCTGCTCGA
This Halobacillus salinarum DNA region includes the following protein-coding sequences:
- a CDS encoding putative thiazole-containing bacteriocin maturation protein, with the translated sequence MTNVHPSMRLKVKKGTFYMPDSNGSVYFRNNAGAFRMEGRTVHQWVEKLLPMLSGEHSVEALTDGLSPPYRTRVYEMTNALYTNGFLRDLTQDQPHELSEELLHTYASQIEYLESFGDSAAYRFQEYRKQKVLAVGKGSMVTNLVSALLQSGLPRFHVYVTHTEVTNLKRLKDIELAARTKDDNVSVEYLQKEEVNFDQLDGFDAVFYVTQEGNVEELRQLLQTCRAKKKWFVPAVFTDHQGIAGPIISPESTNCWESAMRSLHEAEDGKSLSNSPTASALLTNVIVFEWFKQSTGIKENHQTNHLYLLNPETLEGKWHPYKAHPLSSGKITAELIDNEWEEKPDKSSENWFYYFSGLTSQESGVFHHWEESALSQLPLSQCEVQTKDISANGTLHPRIIKAGMTHEQARRAAGLAGIEQYMDPLKKEMLSSLEAGSPARLHLGAGETYQEGISRAIDQLLEEHSAQEPVTKLELKNVEDRECRYYLRALTTMTGQPPELGLSENAYGFPVMWVKTQDVCAHSAGFNWTLALRKALVESLMIIQNGTAKEMKSVQFHNKMAIDIPACFEDHNLIHSVLSRLEECSVPIDLVKVTVEPFSSDGIIAIYGVLVREEAEA
- a CDS encoding DUF1643 domain-containing protein codes for the protein MNKRPAPKYLWQEHERVEAVFDPTKTYRYLLSCMWEKEADPVTFVMLNPSVADENYCDPTLKRCLNFAKSWGYGSMKIVNLFALVSTEPEALSSHQDPTGPENDAYIIEASRKSPLIIYAWGTKYGSLNGRSDRVQHLLSSYPHYCIKKSSNGRHPCHPLFLPKKLRPVPF